One window from the genome of Spiractinospora alimapuensis encodes:
- a CDS encoding 5-oxoprolinase subunit C family protein gives MSDVLVRKGGLHTTVQDKGRDGYYSLGMPPSGAMDQYSYRVANMLVGNPDGAAALEATYVGPTLEFTDDRYVAVTGADAPVTINGEPVERWSTLRVRAGDVLEFAMLSAGARLYVAVSGGIGVEEYLGSRSTYTLTGLGGFQGRALKDDDRLPLDDDGATPPAVGSTLTEKLRPAFPHVATLRTMIGLCSYRVTKDSMREFSEVPWKVTKDADRIGYRLRGGRLRFVDRKPPHGAGSDPANVVDLGYPIGSIQVPGGDEPIVLLNDAVTAGGYATVGTVISVDRDTIAQTKSGDQVRFEPVDLDTALAARRDRRDRLERARASLRR, from the coding sequence ATGAGCGACGTGTTGGTACGTAAGGGTGGCCTCCACACCACCGTTCAGGACAAGGGCCGTGACGGCTACTACTCGCTGGGCATGCCGCCGTCCGGCGCCATGGACCAGTACTCCTACCGCGTCGCCAACATGCTCGTCGGGAACCCCGACGGTGCCGCCGCTCTGGAAGCCACCTACGTGGGACCGACCCTGGAGTTCACCGACGACCGCTACGTGGCCGTGACCGGTGCGGACGCGCCGGTCACGATCAACGGCGAGCCGGTGGAGCGGTGGAGCACGCTCCGGGTCCGCGCCGGCGACGTGCTGGAGTTCGCCATGCTGAGCGCGGGTGCCCGTCTCTACGTGGCGGTCAGCGGCGGGATCGGGGTGGAGGAGTACCTCGGTTCCCGGTCGACCTACACCCTCACCGGACTCGGCGGGTTCCAGGGCCGCGCGCTCAAGGACGACGACCGCCTCCCACTCGACGACGACGGCGCCACGCCGCCCGCGGTCGGAAGCACCCTCACCGAGAAGCTACGCCCAGCCTTCCCGCACGTGGCGACGCTGCGCACCATGATCGGTCTGTGCAGCTACCGGGTCACCAAGGACTCCATGCGGGAGTTCTCCGAGGTGCCGTGGAAGGTGACCAAGGACGCCGATCGGATCGGCTACCGACTGCGCGGCGGACGACTGCGGTTCGTCGACCGAAAGCCGCCCCACGGTGCCGGGAGCGACCCGGCCAACGTCGTCGACCTCGGCTACCCGATCGGCTCGATCCAGGTGCCCGGTGGAGACGAGCCGATCGTGCTGCTCAACGACGCCGTGACCGCGGGCGGATACGCGACGGTCGGCACCGTCATCTCCGTGGACCGCGACACCATCGCCCAGACCAAGTCCGGGGACCAGGTCCGGTTCGAACCGGTGGACCTCGACACCGCGCTCGCGGCGCGGCGCGACCGACGCGACCGCCTGGAGCGGGCGCGCGCGTCCCTGCGGAGGTGA
- a CDS encoding acetyl-CoA carboxylase biotin carboxylase subunit, protein MSGLRRVLVANRGEIALRILRACHEAGIEAVAAHSKADTDARWVRLADAAHHIGGSPAAKSYLNIEAVLEAALASGADAVHPGYGFLAENAEFAAAVRERGLVFVGPPAEVIAQMGDKSEARRTAVAAGVPVVPGSGPVADVAAAAQEAEAIGYPILVKAAAGGGGRGIRPVAGPEELSEVFPTAQAEASAAFGDGTLYLERAIEGARHIEVQVMGDTHGNVVHLFERDCSVQRRRQKLIEEAPAPGLGATVRADLASAAVRLAKHVNYVGAGTVEFLVEPDGSFYFMEMNTRIQVEHPITECVTGVDLVAEQLRVAAGEVLSFAQVDVELTGAAIEVRINAEDPTNDFAPTPGNLGTFTVPGGPGVRVDTGFAAGDTVSPFYDSMLAKVICWGADRTQALARARQALAELEIDGVSSTAGLHVTLLEDEEFRASAVDTRWLERRRLTP, encoded by the coding sequence ATGAGCGGACTGAGGCGGGTGCTCGTCGCCAACCGGGGGGAGATCGCGTTGCGAATCCTCCGGGCCTGCCACGAGGCGGGGATCGAGGCGGTCGCGGCCCATTCCAAGGCCGACACCGACGCCCGCTGGGTTCGACTCGCCGACGCCGCGCATCACATCGGCGGATCCCCGGCGGCCAAGTCCTACCTGAACATCGAGGCCGTGCTGGAGGCCGCGCTGGCGTCCGGGGCGGACGCCGTCCACCCGGGCTACGGGTTCCTCGCCGAGAACGCCGAGTTCGCGGCGGCGGTGCGTGAGCGGGGACTGGTCTTCGTCGGCCCGCCGGCGGAGGTCATCGCCCAGATGGGCGACAAGTCCGAGGCCCGCCGGACCGCAGTCGCCGCCGGGGTGCCCGTCGTGCCGGGGTCCGGTCCGGTGGCCGACGTCGCCGCGGCGGCCCAGGAGGCCGAGGCCATCGGGTATCCGATCCTGGTCAAGGCCGCGGCGGGTGGGGGCGGTCGTGGGATTCGCCCGGTCGCCGGCCCCGAGGAGCTCTCCGAGGTGTTTCCCACCGCGCAGGCGGAGGCCAGCGCGGCGTTCGGCGACGGCACCCTGTACCTGGAGCGTGCCATCGAGGGGGCACGCCATATCGAGGTCCAGGTCATGGGGGACACGCACGGCAACGTCGTGCACCTCTTCGAGCGCGACTGTTCGGTGCAGCGCCGTCGGCAGAAGCTCATCGAGGAGGCGCCCGCCCCAGGGCTGGGCGCCACCGTGCGCGCCGATCTCGCGTCGGCGGCGGTGCGGCTGGCCAAGCACGTGAACTACGTGGGAGCCGGCACCGTGGAGTTCCTCGTGGAGCCGGACGGATCCTTCTACTTCATGGAGATGAACACGCGGATCCAGGTCGAGCACCCGATCACCGAGTGTGTGACCGGGGTGGATCTCGTCGCCGAGCAACTCCGGGTCGCGGCGGGGGAGGTGTTGTCCTTTGCCCAGGTGGACGTGGAACTGACCGGGGCGGCGATCGAGGTCCGGATCAACGCGGAGGATCCCACGAACGACTTCGCGCCGACGCCCGGCAACCTCGGCACCTTCACCGTTCCCGGAGGGCCGGGGGTGCGGGTGGACACCGGTTTCGCGGCGGGCGACACCGTGAGCCCGTTCTACGACTCCATGCTCGCCAAGGTGATCTGTTGGGGCGCCGATAGGACCCAGGCCCTCGCCCGGGCCCGCCAGGCGCTGGCCGAGCTGGAGATCGACGGGGTCAGCAGCACCGCGGGGCTGCACGTCACGTTGCTGGAGGACGAGGAGTTTCGGGCCTCCGCCGTGGACACACGGTGGCTGGAGCGCCGCCGCCTCACCCCCTAA
- a CDS encoding acetyl-CoA carboxylase: MATIKAAIPGVFYRRPSPTDDPYVREGDTIVPGQTIALIEVMKNFNEVKAEQGGTVAGFLIEDGDEVTIGEDIVELKD; the protein is encoded by the coding sequence ATGGCAACGATCAAGGCCGCGATCCCGGGCGTCTTCTACCGCCGCCCGTCGCCGACGGACGACCCCTACGTGCGGGAGGGCGACACCATCGTCCCCGGGCAGACGATCGCCCTCATCGAGGTGATGAAGAACTTCAACGAGGTCAAGGCCGAACAGGGCGGGACCGTGGCCGGTTTCCTGATCGAGGACGGTGACGAGGTCACCATCGGTGAGGACATCGTCGAGCTGAAGGACTGA
- a CDS encoding 5-oxoprolinase subunit B family protein, giving the protein MATTSVELPRARYDYGGDEFIFVELDEAMSLEANFKAMAITSALREENVDGVIDICPSNASYLIRIDPDRVNPAELVARLEGLERTVQPLAADKTLHTRLVDVPVLYNDPWTHETLMRFRDRHQDPEASDLEYAARINGFDTVPQVIDALSGAPFLVTMIGFVPGLPFCYQMVPKERQIEVPKYVRPRTDTPERAFGFGGAFAVVYPVRGAGGYQLFGLAPAPVFDLSQSLADFRESIVFPRPGDILRYRSIDQTEFDAVRAEVEKGTFRYRIREYEFSPAHFLADPDGVNNELLEVLYR; this is encoded by the coding sequence ATGGCCACGACGTCGGTGGAATTGCCGCGGGCGCGGTATGACTACGGCGGTGACGAGTTCATCTTCGTCGAGTTAGACGAAGCCATGAGCCTGGAAGCCAACTTCAAGGCGATGGCGATCACGTCGGCCCTCCGTGAGGAGAACGTCGACGGTGTCATCGACATCTGCCCATCCAACGCCTCCTACCTGATCCGGATCGACCCCGACCGGGTGAACCCGGCGGAACTCGTGGCGCGGCTCGAGGGACTGGAACGAACCGTCCAACCCCTCGCCGCCGACAAGACCCTGCACACCCGACTCGTCGACGTCCCGGTGCTCTACAACGACCCGTGGACCCACGAGACGCTGATGCGCTTCCGGGACCGGCACCAGGACCCCGAGGCGTCCGACCTGGAGTACGCGGCCCGGATCAACGGGTTCGACACCGTGCCGCAGGTGATCGACGCCCTCTCCGGCGCGCCCTTCCTCGTCACCATGATCGGTTTCGTGCCCGGGCTGCCCTTCTGCTACCAGATGGTGCCCAAGGAGCGCCAGATCGAAGTGCCCAAGTACGTCCGTCCCCGCACCGACACCCCGGAGCGGGCGTTTGGCTTCGGTGGGGCGTTCGCCGTCGTCTACCCCGTGCGCGGGGCCGGCGGCTACCAACTGTTCGGGCTGGCGCCCGCGCCCGTGTTCGACCTGTCCCAGAGCCTCGCCGACTTCCGCGAAAGCATCGTCTTCCCCCGACCCGGCGACATCCTGCGCTACCGGTCCATCGACCAGACCGAGTTCGACGCGGTGCGCGCCGAGGTGGAGAAGGGCACGTTCCGCTACCGGATCCGGGAGTACGAGTTCTCTCCCGCCCACTTCCTCGCCGATCCCGACGGTGTCAACAACGAACTGTTGGAGGTGCTGTACCGATGA
- a CDS encoding cytochrome b family protein: MTRKQERDHLRQREGGMWAPTSHHRGKWSSWVSVSMIAVGSVAIGVALVLGLSVPLLIVGVALIVLGFLAGLVFDMMGDVVLDEKLKDTEPLNPLKAQRQRRNQSGSPHPA; the protein is encoded by the coding sequence ATGACGCGGAAGCAGGAGCGGGACCACTTGCGGCAGCGCGAGGGCGGCATGTGGGCGCCGACGTCGCACCACCGGGGCAAGTGGAGTTCGTGGGTGTCGGTGTCGATGATCGCCGTGGGCTCGGTCGCCATCGGCGTCGCACTCGTCCTGGGTCTCTCAGTGCCGCTGCTCATCGTGGGTGTCGCCCTGATCGTGCTTGGATTTCTCGCCGGTCTGGTCTTCGACATGATGGGCGACGTCGTCCTCGACGAGAAACTCAAGGACACGGAGCCGCTGAACCCGCTCAAGGCACAGCGCCAACGGCGGAACCAGTCCGGCTCGCCCCACCCGGCCTGA
- a CDS encoding LamB/YcsF family protein, whose translation MKKLIDLNADAGESIGRWRLGHDEELLPKVSSVNVACGWHAGDPATMRRSVTLAQAGDTALGAHPGLPDLTGFGRRAMALSPQEAADACVYQYGALRAFADSVGVPVTHIKAHGALYGMTLRDQDLADAVADATTRLGLITVLLAGPTADRAAQRGARVAREAFADLEYRDDGTIIIEPNPEAKDPDACAEKAVGILRGHVYSTSGTRVPVDADTICIHGDRPNAVDVADAITRRFVEEGVRMAPMAEVLAARGA comes from the coding sequence ATGAAGAAGCTCATCGATCTCAACGCCGACGCGGGCGAGAGCATCGGGCGGTGGCGGCTGGGCCACGATGAGGAACTACTCCCCAAGGTGTCGTCGGTGAACGTCGCGTGCGGCTGGCACGCCGGCGACCCCGCCACCATGCGCCGGTCGGTGACGCTGGCCCAGGCCGGCGACACCGCGCTGGGGGCCCACCCGGGGCTGCCCGACCTGACGGGGTTCGGGCGGCGGGCGATGGCGCTCTCCCCCCAGGAGGCGGCGGACGCCTGCGTCTACCAGTATGGTGCGCTGCGCGCTTTCGCCGACAGCGTGGGCGTTCCCGTGACCCACATCAAGGCACACGGTGCCCTCTACGGAATGACGCTGCGGGACCAGGACCTCGCCGACGCCGTGGCCGACGCGACGACCCGGCTGGGTCTGATCACGGTGCTGCTCGCGGGGCCGACCGCCGACCGGGCCGCACAGCGGGGGGCACGCGTGGCCCGAGAGGCGTTCGCCGACCTCGAGTACCGGGACGACGGAACCATCATCATCGAACCCAACCCCGAGGCCAAGGATCCGGACGCCTGCGCGGAGAAGGCCGTCGGCATCCTCCGCGGCCACGTGTACTCCACCTCGGGCACGCGGGTTCCGGTGGACGCCGACACCATCTGCATCCACGGCGACCGGCCCAACGCCGTCGACGTCGCCGACGCCATCACCCGTCGTTTCGTCGAGGAGGGCGTACGGATGGCCCCGATGGCGGAGGTGTTGGCCGCCCGCGGCGCGTGA